The Coccinella septempunctata chromosome 9, icCocSept1.1, whole genome shotgun sequence genomic interval TTCAATTTCGAAATGTCTCTAAATTTTGGTTACTGTTGATATGACCTACAGACACAGAAATGTAATTCACTTTAATTCTTCTTCTTCGATTGTCCCAAAATTCTTTTTCTTGGAAATTGTGCTGTGTTGAGTAGAAATTTCTTTAAACGGAAAAATAAATTCGTGAAGTAATTAGTGATTTAGAAGGATTTTGTCTAAGTAAAATTTATGCAGACAGAAGAATTTCCCAATATTACATTCGTACTATTCGTAGGTTAAATATCCGCTCGCGCATGCGattaaaatttaattatttggCTACAGACAGCTGTAGCCAATTTTCAAGTGGAAAAATGGCAAATACATTACTTGGTTCAGTATTCAAAAAATCCCCTGTCTCAGTTTCCAATCTCTTCTTTAAAAACAGTAGAGCATTCATATCCATTAGGTAATTAATAAGCAAGGAGGTAAAGTGTAGGTTAATAGGTTATATAACCAGGGTATCAACATTTTTAGTTCTGATAAAAAAGCTAAATGGTACCCTGACTCAGAATGGGCATCGCAATTTGCTGGCCCTTTGATGTACCCTGACGAAGTCACGAAGCATTGGAAATTGGAACCACATAGGGCCAAAAAAGCACCCACCGAGAAGGAATgcaagaacattgttttgaattttgGCCCCCAACACCCTGCCGCTCACGGTGTGCTTCGTTTGGTCTTAGAATTAGATGGAGAGGTCTCTGCAAGCTATTCAATTGAAAATCCAattgattatattatttttgCAGATTGTCAAAAGAGCCGATCCCCATATCGGTCTGTTGCATCGGGGAACAGAGAAATTGATTGAATATAAGACATATACTCAGGCTTTGCCATATTTCGATCGTCTTGATTATGTATCAATGATGTGCAACGAGCAATGCTACAGTTTAGCTGTTGAAAAGTTGCTCAATATTGACGTTCCCATCAGAGCCAAATACATCAGAGGTAAGACTGGCAAGTAAAGTCCAGCTTATttcttttcaaatgaaattttgtagttCTATTTGCTGAGATTACTCGAATTTTGAACCATTTGATGGCTGTTAGTACCCATATTTTGGATGTTGGAGCTATCACCCCTTTGTTTTGGCTATTTGAGGAGAGGGAAAAATTAATGGAGTTTTATGAGAGAGTCTCAGGTGCTAGAATGCATGCGGCGTATATAAGGCCTGGAGGGGTGTCTTTGGTACGTTCCCATTTAAAATGGTAATGATCAATTCCTTGAACATCTAATTTCTTTCAGGATTTGCCAATAGGTCTCATGGATGACATTCATGATTGGGCTATGAGATTCAATGAGAGGTTAGACGAGGTTGAAGACGTCGTAACATCCAACAGAATCTGGGTACAAAGAACGGAGAATATTGGAGTTGTTTCTGCTGAAGATGCTTTGAATTTGGGCTTCAGGTAGATAAGAAAATTCTTCTTATTTGACctgaacaataatttttttcagtggagtcaTGCTCAGAGGTTCAGGGATCAAATGGGATCTTCGTAAAGTTCAGCCTTATGACGCATATGATTTAGTTGAATTTGATGTGCCGATTGGTACAAAAGGTGACTGCTATGACAGGTATTTGTGTAGAGTTGAAGAGATGCGACAATCTCTCAGAATTATCGATCAGTGTCTGAACAAAATGCCTGCTGGAGAAATCAAAACGGACGACGCTAAAGTGACACCACCAAGTAGGGCAGAAATGAAGGTAGGTCAAGTTTGATCTCCCAAGGAAAGattgaaagaaatgaaaattttgcattttgctCAATCATTGTTGTTTTGAGCTTTTGAATTGTAtttttcacattatttttttatgttccaGACTTCTATGGAGGCGTTGATTCATCATTTCAAACTGTTCACTCAGGGCTATCAAGTACCCCCTGGTTCAACATATACAGCGATTGAGGCTCCGAAAGGAGAATTTGCTGTTTATTTAGTATCCGATGGAAGTTCAAGGCCTTATAGATGCAAGATCAAAGCTCCAGGTTTTGCTCATTTAGCAGCTTTAGAAAAGATTGGGAAAAACCACATGTTAGCCGATATTGTAGCTATTATTGGTACTTTGGATGTTGTATTCGGTGAAATCGATCGATAAATAGATAATTACGGGCAATATATATTCAgtatcaataattcttgaagttATTAATAGGGAAAACATTAATGTATAAAACATGCATTCAAactttattcaaaaaattgtatataataaagaatctttttttcaaacCAACCTGtaattcaataaataaacaCCGATTTTAACTTCTGTGTTTCAATTACTTTTCTGTTCATCACTCTCAAtctattttcttcagaaatcaGATTGTATATGGGAACATTGCAGATTCTAAGGTAAGATAAAGAAATAACACCTTAGAATTGATAATCATAACCCATGAACAATATTGAAAtgcatgaatatttcaattgatTTAAATCTTTTTCAAATATTAAGAACTTGACTGACGTCGCCATCTATGCACGACCTATCAAACCTCTTTGATTTGCAAgcattgaactttctttagttcaatgtttgcAAGATGGCCGCCATCTACCGGAAAAGCTGGTAACTGTTCATTTTACCAAAGAGATCACTGTAAGCATCTTCACAATGTTGCGGGCGAGTAGATATCTTCAATACGTCAACAGAAGTTTGCAGATTCATGAAGAGATGGCAGAACCCAGCTTTTTTTTAAACAACGAAAATGTTATATAAACTGTTATAGTTTtggatgaaaaattgaatataagCATTTGTTGGGTTCACAATTATGTTGTATAAAGCCAACTAATTGTTCTGAAAACATCAACAAGTTCCATACTTATGAGCCATGGGCGTAGCTCTAATTATCAAAAATGAGCTTAGATTTTTGGAATCAGCGACTAAGAAATACATAGAAAACATATGGCACTCCATATCGAAACTTTAAATTTTTAGTTATGATCGAATGATTCTCAACCTCTAAATTTTACAATTAAATATGTGAAGAGGGGTTAATATGATTCTGTTGAGCAATTTGAaaaaggaattgttgattttaaACGAAAAAGATGATGAGTTACCAAGGGGAGATTTGATTAGTTGATTGCAGGTAGTATTATACTTTGACTTCGATATAAATTGGTGGATGCGCCAGTTTCGCCTTAAATAGGAAAAACTGAATATTTTCGGAAATAGGAGATCAATcgagatattttttcgaataaataacGAAATTACGTTATTCATTGATCCACAGAATCAGATCAGCCTCTCTTTTCATGTTTTCAAATGATAGGGAGATGAAATTGGGAAATTTGCATTCgtataattttttcagaattgatTAACAGAAATCgggatttttttgaatattggtGAAACACCCATCTTAGTTACTAGCATCGTATTGAAAACTCTAaagatttttcttcatttcatgaTTTTGGGATGCATatattttcagatgaatttTTTCCTAATCTTTCAAAAAATTCCGATTTACTGAAATTTTTCATGCGGATTTTTTGAATGGCGAGGGAAGTCGATCTATTCCTCTATTTATATAATCATTTTTCCTCGATTTATGTGCTATAATTTCGGAGAAATTCAGTGAATGGTTGaggaatattgatatttcactAGTTTTCATTCTCCTACAACGGTCTCAAGGTGAAAAATGGCAGTTTGACTACTTTATCTGAATCACCATTATTTGTTTATTCGATAACAATCAATTTCAACTGAAAATTCCTACAATTAATATACAAAAATCAATCTCAAAGTTTCCAAGATTgggttgcaaattggcgaagGCGCCGGGTTTTCCATACCGTGTTTATCTAAATCATGATATTTCCGGAAATACAGCGTGAATCATTGATTCATTCACtggaaatgataaaaaataGCTTACTCCATTGAATATGCTTCGGAATCGATAGATATCTGCTTAATTTGTGTATCAAATTCCTAAAATTCTTCACAAACTACTCATTTCGCAATCTTTCTCATTTTAATGGTAGAAAATTTTGCATTGCTGAGAAGAACTCCCCAAATTGGACAGAATTCAATATTATTCAATGctcgaaatttgaaaatcagTATCAGATCGTCATTTTCTCACCTCTCATGCAGCTGCTGATTTTCCAgcaataaattaatttccaCTTTAAACATTATTCCTGCAACTAAATAATGTCAAGAATTATGTGTTAAACCTATCAATCATTCTCGTCATCGATGGAtatttaaaattcgaaaattaaatcGAAAGTTATTGAGTAGATTCAAAAGCTTGACTTATCGGTATAATTTCATCACACGAATCATCGTAAATACGAGAGGGAAGCTTGGTCTGATACTGGGGAGCAATAAACAAAGCGAATTCATGATTCCAAAGGAATAGAGATAACGAGTTATTGAGGAAAGACTCAATTGCTTGATCGAAAATGGTATATCGACTGTGGAATAATTGGCGGATGCGCTAGTTtttaaatatttcgaaaaaaattgaatatttttgagaataagGAAGGAATGGGGATGTAGATTGGtttaaaatggaaaatcaatgtTATTCATTCGTAGACTGAATCAGATCAACCTGTCATTATGTATTTCCAGATATTTAAGTActgaaatggaaaaattggaattccgataattttttcagatgtaattcacaaaaatcgaaaatttctaTGATATTGACGAGACGTTTTCTTCAATGAATTGCATCGTATCGAAAAATTCCATTAAACcttttcattttatgattgtggaGTGTACATATCTTCAGATGAATTGTCTCATGATGTTTCAAAAAATTCCGGTTTATTGAAAGTCTTTATGAGGATTTTTTATATGGATAAGGAAGTAGATCTATTCTTATATTGAAATAACTGATTTTTCTCGATTTATATGgcataatttcgaaaaaattcggcGAATGGTTGACGGACCTCGCTTTTTCGCTAGTTTTCATTTTCCTACAACGCTCAGAAGGTGCGGAATAGCAAATTGAGTACATTTTCGGATACATTATCATCTGTCTATTCAATTACAAGCAATTTGAACTCTAAATGTTCACAattaatatataaaaatcaaagtcaaagttTCAAAGATtgggttgcaaaatggcgaaggagCCGGGTATTTTAGATAGTGTTGATATAAATTGTAATATTTTCGGAAATATAGTGGGAATTGCTGATTTATTTATTGGAAATGTTAGAAGAACGACTCATTATATGGAGTATGTGTCTCAATCCGAAGATATCTGATCAATTCATACATCAAATGTCAAAAATCATCCATACACTCCTTGTGTCAATACTCTGAGAGATGCGAGGCATGTTTTTAGGTgtgaaaaaattgctttcacATGAATTGTTCCAGGAATAACGGAAGTATAGAACGTTTCACATTTTCATCATGTAGATTGAGAGGATATCTATCCCAGAAAAACTCTAAAAGGTTATAGATATTGTTATGATGGTATATTGTAAAAATTGCTTCCAATTCGTTTTGAATTTAAAGGATTTATTCAACTAAATCATAACATTCTTCACAAGCCGAATCCACAATTAATCAATTTATTTACATCTTAGAACACGTAGTTGTTGACGTGGTGGTAGggggaatatacagggtggttgtAAGAGTGGTATGGAGAGTACAATCCGGAGTAGCTGGCAACTGATGGAAGAGTGGCTACTCTGGTGGAAACAAGGGGTGCGGTAGCAACATGGTGAGCAACTGGGGTAGCTACAACGTGGTGGGCCACTGGAGCTGTAGCAACGTGGTGCACAGCAGGAGTGGCAACCACATGGTGAGCAGCAGGAGCAACTACAGCGGGTTCTTTGTGTACAACAGCGTTGAATCCGTTCACGGCATCGGCAGTGTATTCAACAACACGTTTGGTACCGTCAGCTTCTACCAAGTAGCTACCTTGGACAACATCACTTTCACGGGTTTCCTCCTGGTGCTTGCTATCGCCAGTCAAGGGGTTGTTAACTGAATAGCCAAATTTGTAATGGGCTGGTGCCTCTTCGGACACAAGGTGAACGTCAGGAATTACAGCAGCGTTAGCTACAGCCACCAGCTACAGCGAAGGAGCCGGGTTATTTTACACCGAGTTCATATAAAGCACAATATTTTCGGAATAGTCGATGTGgttcatatgaaaaataaaaaatacctCATCATCGAAAATTTTGTTCACAAGCGGTAGATATCTGTTCAATGTATGcataaaatctcaaaaaaacaTCCAGATACTCTTCGTTCATCTGTAACCTTTTTCAGTCAAATGGTCTAAGGGTACAAAGAACTCTTGAGTTTGGATAGAGATCAATATTATATAGTTGCACATTTTAAGTAGAATATTTCCATacgtaaataataattatttgttATTAAGGCGTCTTCAAATAAGATAAGATAAAGTGACAACTACCATCACTGAGGGTACCGAATGAAAGACTGTCTCATCGAGGatgagtagatgctgaccatggtctCGATCTTATTCGATTTCGTAAGAGCAACACAACTTCTACCTCGATGAGAACatattgaagaattcaataCTTTAATCCTGTGTTCTGGTAAAGAAGTTTGTTTGGAGTATTGTGAAGGACTTTATTAGGTGGTCTCAATTTAAAACAAACTTTACGTCAGTTTCGGGACACTCTTATTAGGATTTCATTCATAATACATAATAATttcgagaattttattcattcaaaaaaagAGTCATTCCTTGATTCAACcatcaaaataaattgaatgaacGTACAGCTTGATCCTTcgacaaaaatagcaataaaaaacggattagaaatattatttatgaatttcttcaacaaattttgATGGTTCCAGTCAAAGTGTTAGGAAACTGAGCGACCATATTAAGGTTCAGAGGACTCTTGAAGTAAGTATAAAGCGACCTAATGTCACTGAATTAGTGGATTTGACCGTTATAAGAATGGAGTTGAGGCAATGAAATCCTTAAAAAACAAGTCTCCCTCCATGCTGGAAATAACGAAAATATGAAGGGTTGTAAATTCACTATTAACTTCAGTCACTTTCTTTGGTTTCTTTCTCCCTGAATGATGAGGCTTCTACAATCACTGGTGAAGCTAGCAGTAAAAAAATCTAATTTCCAATCATCTTTCGCTATATGTATCCGATATTTCCTCCAACGTCTTATTCTTCGTCTCAGGAAGAAAGAACCAACACAATGTGGTACCGAAGAGTACTGAACCACAGAAGACCAAGTACGTCAATCCCGCTCCCAAGAACTCGAACAAGAATGGCGCACATTTCACTGCGATGAAAAAGGCGGTGAAAGAAAAGAAACACAGCAGGCTGGAAGCTAGCCCTTTGAGTTCTTGTGGCAGCAATTCACCAGCCAGGCACCAGGGCAGAGGAACGAGACTGATGGAAATGAAGAAAACGTAGGCGAGAAGTGCAGTCAGAGGGGCATAAACCGATAACAGAGTGTTTTCAGTGACCCTTGACAGGAAATTAGAGAAGCTCAATGTTAAGAGGCATCCCATACACCCTACACCCCCACCAACGACTAAATGTCGTCGTTTTAAATTCTTCAGAAGGATACAAGCTATAACTGAGGTAACCACTCGGATAAAATCCATGCCAAGCATCGTCACATGGGATTTTTCGAATTTAGCCCCTAAACTCAACTTAACAACGTCTATAGCGTAGAAGGTTACAACGTTTATGCCGGCAAATTGCGCGGACACGAAGTATAAAACGACGACAAGTAAAGGCTTGAACAATTCGGGCTTAGCAATCAAATCCTGAGTGATTTCTGCCAGTGGTTTACTTCGAAATCCACCATTCTTGTGTTTCTCCAACATCACCTCCAGCTCCTTTTCGGTCTCTTCTGATTGTCCCCTGATCCTAGAGAATGCTGCGCATGCGTCTTCTATTCTATCCTTCCTGAAGAGCCAAGTGGGGGTTTCCTCAGAAAAGAAAGTTAGGATTCCACCAATAGTTGGAAATATTGCGCAAAAAATTGCTGTTGTCCTCCAGGAGTAAAATGTGCCAACTAAATGACACAGCAAAGTTCCTGACGTCACACTTAGCGTGATACAGCCTAGAATGAAGGGTCTGAGAGATGGTGATGTTATTTCTCCGATGTAGGCTGATGTTATTGGTGCGAACAGACCACAAGAAATTCCTGTTAAAATTCTGCCTATGAGTATAGTCGATATATTTCTGGCAAAATAGATCGTTAACCATCCTGCGATGCCAGGGATGGCTGGAATGATGTGTGCCGACCTTCTTCCTACTTCCTCCATCAGGAAACCTCCAAAAAGGGAGAAGAATGTCATGGAGAGCACAGCTGAAGACGCTGAAAAAAGCACAATCAATCAACAGCCACTGTATCTTTAAAAATTACTTGAATGCGACACTAAACATATTCCTCAAATAAATTGATGAAAGGTCAGTGACCCCTAGCATTCTACAAAAATTGTTATGAGTTCATgtgattgaaaaacaaaatataacttttgaGGAGAACTACAAACGATTATTTACCCAAAAATTTAGATTTAGAGTAAgccataaaaaacaaaaatattattttaaatCTACATCTTTGCCAGTAAAATTCCCTTTTTACTAATATTCATAGCCATGTCAGCGTTGAACTTCCCTACctataattatattatataagTTTTCTTACCGATCCAGGACTGAACATCCCCATTAGTTTTCATCTGGCCTTTCCCTGCCTCAAGCTGTGGCAGGAATATGCCAGAAAATCCCATCATAGCCCCAACACTGAAGCAGAAGATCAGCGGTCCCAAACTAATGAAAATCTGGGTGGGATTATTTTAGATTCAATTAAAGTGCTTCGTAATTTACCTGATATATTGTTGTGTCCCATTTTCGATCAGCGTTCAGTTCGGATGAAGATCTGCTTGATCTTTTTTCCCATATTCTGGAAGATATTGGTATaaatttaagaaattcatgTTTTTATTGATGCCTTGTGAAATAACCGATTAATTtccaatattcaaattttttggtAAATGGGTCACACAGATATATAAACGTTTTTTTCTACTCTTTAGCTCGCTCCCTGGTACaacatatatatatttattcgtTCATTGGAATATTCATATctcatagcattttttcatattaattaTTAATAACCAACCGAAATCGCTGTTTCAATATGAACAAAATCAGTCGAGCGTGCTTTGAACAATGCGTAGAAATAATCATAACATACTTTCTCTACTTTCATACAACACAGAGcaaaataatcattttattaTCTTTCACTTTCTCCTACACTTAGAGAAATTTATGAACTCAATGATGAGTCTCAATGATGAAAAATTATCCTCAGgtattttttattggaaaagtcagacatattttttttattactaataataataaaactcgATCTGAGATTTGTAACAAAAAaaaggatatacagggtgagtctttgacccctacaaataattcaacagtagattcctgagatcaaaagaaacatttttttcctttaccctTTTTTCCGATCGGctaggtttgaaagatacaggctgttgaaaaaccataaaaaatgttttattcagTTGGATCTCACGAACGGGtttatagaaaaaaatgaatttcgaaatacagttttcgtttatttgatgaatctttttcgaacacaatatatcacctacgtttttcagttttctcattatgaccattaacgttccataaaaataccaataattcagagaacccaactcttgaaactaagtaggacgctatctaatgaatatttaaacgttttgtaaaataaaagtaatcttcatattttctccctttttttgagtaggtacccacctaattcgatgttcaaaaatttaaaagtataggtgaaatttgaaaaattgtgtattatagctgaatacaactctgtttaaaagatccatagattcagctagttattctgaaggcaattttgtttttccaagagtggcacagttcattatgaaaacagcTATGAaaattgctatatctttttatcagggccgaattggaaaaaatggtacagaaaaaaagtgtttcttttgacctcaagcatccccctgtcaaaatatttgtacgagtcaaagacacacccaGTATAGTTGGAAATTTTCAGGTGGTGTGAAATGTTGATATGACAAAAAAACTCAAATTTAGATTTCAAGAGAATAATTAGAAAGcttcgaatttattgtttgataTATGGCTCAAAAACCAAACATTcactcatattttttcaatatttttcgtaAGGCAGCATTGTTTAACAAATGCTTTGGACAAACAGTAAATGAATAGTTAGAATAGAAAAGGGGTGACTTCTTGTCAAAAAACTGCATGGATTTATCAtattgtatttaattttttttattttcatctcGTCCCTCAAAGAATGTCTGGCTGATTTTATTTCtgccagttttctggtttctgagaaaaaatgCTTTTCAAGACAGCTCCCTAAAGATGACAAAATCAATAATTGTTTTCTAGTTTCtaagaagaaaattaaaaatactaggctgctcaaaaaaatattgaataaaaatccAGGAATAACCCCTTacattttttgaataataattatatttcaATAGATTTCAAGATAAGTGGCTTTTAATCATTCTTAATCAAAAATGTGAGCTCTTTTATGTGTTTCACTTTATCCAAAAATCAATATGCAATatcaaaaatggatattttctcaCAAAAATTTATTTGGATATTTCGAGGTAAGTACCTACTCACATTTTTATATAACTCCAAAGG includes:
- the LOC123320651 gene encoding NADH-ubiquinone oxidoreductase 49 kDa subunit; translated protein: MRLKFNYLATDSCSQFSSGKMANTLLGSVFKKSPVSVSNLFFKNSRAFISISSDKKAKWYPDSEWASQFAGPLMYPDEVTKHWKLEPHRAKKAPTEKECKNIVLNFGPQHPAAHGVLRLVLELDGEIVKRADPHIGLLHRGTEKLIEYKTYTQALPYFDRLDYVSMMCNEQCYSLAVEKLLNIDVPIRAKYIRVLFAEITRILNHLMAVSTHILDVGAITPLFWLFEEREKLMEFYERVSGARMHAAYIRPGGVSLDLPIGLMDDIHDWAMRFNERLDEVEDVVTSNRIWVQRTENIGVVSAEDALNLGFSGVMLRGSGIKWDLRKVQPYDAYDLVEFDVPIGTKGDCYDRYLCRVEEMRQSLRIIDQCLNKMPAGEIKTDDAKVTPPSRAEMKTSMEALIHHFKLFTQGYQVPPGSTYTAIEAPKGEFAVYLVSDGSSRPYRCKIKAPGFAHLAALEKIGKNHMLADIVAIIGTLDVVFGEIDR
- the LOC123321108 gene encoding larval cuticle protein A2B-like, producing the protein MHTLNRYLPLVNKIFDDELVAVANAAVIPDVHLVSEEAPAHYKFGYSVNNPLTGDSKHQEETRESDVVQGSYLVEADGTKRVVEYTADAVNGFNAVVHKEPAVVAPAAHHVVATPAVHHVATAPVAHHVVATPVAHHVATAPLVSTRVATLPSVASYSGLYSPYHSYNHPVYSPYHHVNNYVF
- the LOC123320494 gene encoding facilitated trehalose transporter Tret1-like; protein product: MLFGILWSYIKIIWEKRSSRSSSELNADRKWDTTIYQIFISLGPLIFCFSVGAMMGFSGIFLPQLEAGKGQMKTNGDVQSWIASSAVLSMTFFSLFGGFLMEEVGRRSAHIIPAIPGIAGWLTIYFARNISTILIGRILTGISCGLFAPITSAYIGEITSPSLRPFILGCITLSVTSGTLLCHLVGTFYSWRTTAIFCAIFPTIGGILTFFSEETPTWLFRKDRIEDACAAFSRIRGQSEETEKELEVMLEKHKNGGFRSKPLAEITQDLIAKPELFKPLLVVVLYFVSAQFAGINVVTFYAIDVVKLSLGAKFEKSHVTMLGMDFIRVVTSVIACILLKNLKRRHLVVGGGVGCMGCLLTLSFSNFLSRVTENTLLSVYAPLTALLAYVFFISISLVPLPWCLAGELLPQELKGLASSLLCFFSFTAFFIAVKCAPFLFEFLGAGLTYLVFCGSVLFGTTLCWFFLPETKNKTLEEISDTYSER